One region of Planifilum fulgidum genomic DNA includes:
- a CDS encoding transposase, protein YKRRSQTIERSFADAKELHGLRYARYRGLAKVREQCLLIAVAQNIKKMALLLSKRGKGFVIRLIYQI, encoded by the coding sequence TATAAACGACGGAGTCAGACCATTGAGCGCAGCTTCGCTGACGCCAAAGAACTTCATGGGCTTCGTTATGCACGCTACAGGGGGCTTGCCAAAGTCAGAGAGCAATGCCTCCTTATTGCCGTGGCTCAAAACATCAAAAAAATGGCCTTGCTCCTCTCGAAGAGAGGAAAAGGCTTTGTGATCCGCCTAATTTACCAAATCTAA